One stretch of Cohnella algarum DNA includes these proteins:
- a CDS encoding YheC/YheD family protein: protein MPTPKIDVQVISSGILAEDVLMLGESVMKQAKIPAQQQLSLQFGSFRQSVSVVPVPRYDGLRISHSLARRMGLHSGTPLRLQYRSGSRTLALGPLIGVLVSRDYPQQPDKPFGSITMFCRELVDACRNQGAYVYFFTPSAIASGSGGVEGWIYSSGWHRRALPAPDVVNNRLTTRKLENQPAVQRFLQEIKQRYGAQVFNEKFLDKSEVFEALKNDGSLRRYLPESYVLRSLAMLKSMGSRYPVLFLKPVRGSLGKGIIRLSRYGTEGWQASFTIAGGTKKATYPSMAKFFSSISAKLKTKRYLIQQGLQLIESGGRPIDFRALTQKNSSGKWTVTSIVGRIAGNQHYVSNLARGGTLATVRDAVAKSNLPAAYRADVSARLSRAALEIAKGIDAYIPEHFGELGIDLALDAGGRIWLLEVNSKPSKNDNTPLNEGKIRPSVRMMIQYARFVSGF, encoded by the coding sequence ATGCCCACCCCGAAAATCGACGTTCAGGTCATCAGCTCCGGCATTTTGGCCGAAGACGTTTTGATGCTGGGGGAATCCGTGATGAAGCAAGCCAAAATCCCGGCCCAGCAGCAGCTTTCGCTACAGTTCGGCTCTTTCAGGCAGTCCGTATCCGTCGTGCCCGTACCGCGATATGACGGCTTGCGCATCAGTCATTCGCTCGCGCGGCGAATGGGGCTCCATTCCGGCACGCCCCTCCGGCTGCAATACCGCTCCGGCTCCCGCACGCTTGCGCTCGGTCCGCTGATCGGGGTTTTGGTCAGCAGAGATTATCCGCAGCAGCCCGACAAGCCGTTCGGAAGCATTACGATGTTCTGCCGGGAACTTGTCGACGCATGCCGGAATCAGGGCGCTTATGTGTATTTTTTCACCCCGTCGGCCATCGCTTCGGGCTCCGGCGGCGTGGAGGGCTGGATTTACAGCTCGGGCTGGCACCGGAGAGCGCTCCCCGCTCCCGACGTCGTCAACAACCGGCTGACGACCCGAAAGCTGGAAAACCAGCCCGCCGTGCAGCGATTTTTGCAGGAAATCAAACAGCGGTACGGCGCGCAAGTGTTTAACGAGAAGTTTCTGGACAAATCCGAAGTGTTCGAAGCGTTGAAGAACGACGGCTCGCTCAGGCGCTATCTTCCCGAATCTTACGTGCTGCGCAGTCTGGCGATGCTGAAAAGCATGGGCTCCCGTTACCCGGTCCTGTTTCTGAAGCCGGTAAGAGGAAGCCTGGGCAAAGGAATTATCCGGTTGTCGCGTTACGGAACGGAAGGATGGCAGGCATCGTTCACAATCGCAGGCGGGACGAAAAAAGCGACGTACCCGAGTATGGCCAAGTTTTTTTCGTCGATATCCGCCAAGTTGAAAACGAAGCGTTACTTGATCCAGCAAGGCCTTCAGTTGATCGAAAGCGGAGGCCGCCCGATCGATTTCCGGGCGTTGACGCAAAAAAACTCCAGCGGCAAATGGACGGTTACGTCGATCGTGGGCCGCATTGCGGGCAACCAGCATTACGTATCGAACCTGGCGCGCGGAGGCACGCTTGCCACCGTTCGGGACGCCGTCGCCAAATCCAATTTGCCCGCCGCATACAGAGCAGACGTATCCGCCAGACTGTCCCGGGCGGCGCTGGAAATCGCAAAGGGCATCGACGCTTACATCCCGGAGCACTTCGGGGAGCTGGGCATCGATCTCGCGCTCGACGCGGGGGGGCGAATCTGGCTGCTGGAAGTGAACTCGAAGCCGTCCAAAAACGATAACACACCATTAAACGAGGGGAAAATCCGCCCTTCGGTGCGGATGATGATTCAATATGCCCGTTTTGTGTCCGGATTTTGA
- a CDS encoding YheC/YheD family protein, with product MPVLCPDFDKVSCAREKIGELGVLVCELDRHPPFAEADFIRKLARAAPRYGLDVYAFAPWTWNAKRQSIQAWKWKVPEGGWYREERRAPSLVYDRSWPSGPEERRRFRDGMNRLQHAVPLRRLNGRLPGKVEVYAALSRVGKLADCLPPTALYDGKKKLADWLDRCGGAVFLKPSNGSQGRRVAAIVRSDPYDGTVTICGRTSGNVPFRLGGIGESVALERIHRWIGDRAYIVQPFLSLTGAGGEPFDVRLLAQRNGKGGWALAGAAIRTGRSGTVTSNLHGGGSPHHAETYLSARFGKPQSDALLLELRRIAGVVIRSLEQSFGKFAELGLDFGIDRSGRVWFLEANSKPGRAAMACAGGKAAKAAAERPLAYARYILLRPSGRVSHEFDLV from the coding sequence ATGCCCGTTTTGTGTCCGGATTTTGACAAAGTCTCTTGCGCCAGGGAAAAGATCGGGGAACTCGGCGTTCTCGTCTGCGAGCTGGACCGCCACCCGCCCTTCGCCGAAGCCGATTTCATCCGGAAGCTGGCTCGCGCGGCACCGCGTTACGGGCTGGACGTATACGCCTTTGCCCCCTGGACCTGGAATGCGAAACGGCAATCGATCCAGGCCTGGAAATGGAAGGTCCCCGAGGGCGGCTGGTACAGGGAAGAGCGCCGGGCGCCCTCGCTCGTGTACGACCGGTCGTGGCCGAGCGGGCCCGAGGAGCGCAGGCGGTTTCGCGACGGCATGAACCGGCTGCAGCATGCCGTTCCGCTGCGGCGGCTGAACGGACGTCTGCCCGGAAAAGTCGAAGTTTACGCCGCGCTGTCCCGGGTAGGCAAGCTTGCCGATTGTCTCCCGCCGACGGCTTTGTACGATGGCAAAAAAAAACTGGCGGATTGGCTCGATCGTTGCGGAGGGGCTGTTTTTCTCAAGCCTTCGAACGGTTCGCAAGGCCGCAGGGTCGCCGCGATCGTTCGTTCCGATCCTTATGACGGCACCGTGACGATCTGCGGACGCACCTCGGGCAACGTCCCGTTTCGGTTGGGCGGAATCGGCGAATCCGTCGCTTTGGAGCGCATTCACCGCTGGATCGGGGACCGGGCTTACATCGTTCAACCGTTCCTTTCGCTGACCGGAGCCGGCGGCGAACCGTTCGACGTGAGGCTTCTGGCGCAAAGAAACGGCAAAGGCGGCTGGGCGCTCGCGGGCGCGGCGATCCGGACCGGACGCTCCGGAACCGTAACCTCCAATTTGCACGGAGGCGGGTCCCCGCACCATGCGGAGACATACCTGTCCGCCCGGTTCGGCAAACCGCAATCCGATGCGCTGCTGCTCGAATTGCGCCGGATTGCCGGCGTCGTCATCCGAAGTCTCGAACAATCGTTCGGAAAGTTTGCGGAGCTCGGGCTGGATTTCGGCATCGACCGGTCCGGCCGGGTCTGGTTTTTGGAGGCCAACTCCAAGCCGGGCAGAGCCGCGATGGCTTGCGCGGGCGGCAAGGCGGCCAAGGCCGCCGCAGAGCGTCCGCTCGCTTACGCCCGATATATCCTGCTTCGACCATCTGGGAGGGTATCTCATGAGTTTGACCTTGTGTAA
- a CDS encoding YheC/YheD family protein, which translates to MSLTLCNVHFTQQPERIVWLSSPLAKQLKLNGRKSINVKLGRDVVPAKVRTVKRKGNHVFLSAGLRRSVRIPKAGSVYLTNGSEEIQLGPLIGILTDSSVRSAASPFGVRTGFIKQLLALGQKKAYFFAFTPKDINWQQETVYGWFLDGGGGWIRKIVPLPDVVYNRLPSRRAENGSAIGQLRERFVRKRIPFFNWSFFNKSDVYSLLDKDPEALRHLPESVNNPTPEQIRELLEKHHFLYYKPTGGSLGAGIYRLTYHPKRGYFVRYRRGSGNVLLRFTTFSGLIKMLRARHGSGLSGYVVQQGIRLIEIDKCPIDFRFHMHKDGNNDWVVAGIGAKKAGRGSVTTHIKNGGSLMTPEQALSRTFKDRASEVLQEAKAVAIKLSEAIERNYNHTLGELGLDIGIDQDGAVWMFEANAKPGRSIFKHPALREQGRASLEYILDHCLYLSKFRRKEEPSA; encoded by the coding sequence ATGAGTTTGACCTTGTGTAACGTCCACTTCACGCAGCAGCCGGAGCGCATCGTCTGGCTTTCCAGCCCTCTCGCGAAGCAGCTCAAGCTGAACGGACGAAAATCGATTAACGTCAAGCTCGGCCGGGACGTCGTCCCCGCAAAGGTCCGCACCGTCAAGCGGAAAGGAAATCACGTGTTTCTGTCGGCGGGATTAAGGCGGTCCGTGCGAATCCCGAAAGCGGGCAGCGTGTATCTGACAAACGGCAGCGAGGAAATTCAGCTTGGCCCGTTAATCGGAATTTTGACCGACAGCTCGGTCCGTTCCGCCGCCTCGCCGTTCGGCGTTCGGACGGGGTTTATCAAGCAGCTGCTCGCGCTCGGGCAAAAGAAAGCGTACTTCTTTGCTTTTACGCCAAAGGATATCAACTGGCAGCAGGAAACGGTATACGGATGGTTTCTCGACGGCGGCGGCGGCTGGATTCGCAAAATCGTCCCGCTTCCGGACGTCGTGTACAATCGGCTGCCGAGCAGAAGAGCCGAAAACGGCTCCGCGATCGGCCAGCTGCGCGAGCGGTTCGTTCGAAAGCGAATCCCTTTTTTCAACTGGAGCTTTTTCAACAAATCCGACGTCTATTCGCTGCTCGACAAAGACCCCGAAGCGCTGCGCCACCTGCCGGAATCCGTCAACAATCCGACGCCCGAACAGATCAGGGAACTGCTGGAAAAGCATCATTTTCTTTATTACAAGCCGACGGGCGGCAGTCTGGGCGCCGGGATTTATCGTCTGACCTACCATCCCAAACGGGGCTATTTCGTGCGCTACCGGAGGGGATCGGGCAACGTGCTGCTGCGCTTTACGACCTTTTCCGGCTTGATCAAGATGCTCCGCGCCCGCCATGGCAGCGGTTTGTCCGGCTACGTGGTGCAGCAGGGCATCCGGTTGATCGAGATCGACAAATGCCCGATCGATTTCCGGTTCCACATGCACAAGGACGGCAACAACGACTGGGTCGTCGCGGGCATCGGCGCGAAAAAAGCCGGGCGCGGAAGCGTCACGACGCACATTAAAAACGGCGGCTCGCTGATGACGCCCGAACAGGCGCTCAGCCGCACCTTCAAAGACCGGGCGAGCGAAGTGCTGCAGGAGGCGAAGGCCGTCGCGATCAAATTGTCGGAAGCGATCGAACGCAACTACAACCATACGCTCGGCGAACTGGGCCTGGACATCGGCATCGACCAGGACGGCGCCGTCTGGATGTTCGAGGCGAACGCCAAGCCGGGCCGCTCGATTTTCAAGCATCCCGCCCTGCGGGAGCAAGGACGCGCCTCGCTCGAATATATATTGGACCACTGCCTTTACCTTAGCAAATTCCGCCGGAAGGAGGAGCCCTCTGCATGA